DNA sequence from the Geobacter sp. AOG2 genome:
TCCTTGTGCAGCGTAGCGCTGCTACGCCTCCGCGGGGCTTCCTGCGGGTGCGACGATCTGACTATTTTTGAACAACCTGAGTTTTCAGAGACCTACTAGTGTCACAACCCAAACGGTACAACACCTTTTCAGATGAATTGAAACGGCTCTTCGGCTGCAAGGTGCAGCGCATCTCTGTGGATGCCGGTTTTAGCTGCCCCAACCGGGACGGTACCCTGGATACCGGAGGATGCATCTTCTGCGGCGGGTCGGGTTCCGGCGCCTACAGTATCCGCCCCGAACTCTCCGTGGCCGCCCAAGTGGAGGACGGCAAGGAGGTCATGCGCCGCAAATACCGGGCGGAGAAGTTCATCGCTTATTTCCAGGCCTATTCCAATACCTATGGGCCAGTGGAGAGGTTGCAGGCGCTGTACCACGAGGCGCTCTCGGTCCCCGGCGTGGTGGGGCTCATTATCGCGACCCGCCCCGACTGCCTGCCCGACCCGGTACTCGATCTCCTGGCCCGCCTGAGGGAAGAAACCTATCTCTGGCTGGAGCTGGGGCTCCAATCCATCCACGACAAGAGCCTAACGTTCATCAATCGTCGCCATGACTACGCCTGTTTCGTGGATGCCCTGAAACGGGCCAAAGTCCGCAGGATACGGGTCTGCGCCCACGTGATCCTGGGGCTGCCCGGCGAATCGCGGGAGGAGATGCTGGCCATGGCGGGCGAGTTGAGCCGTCTCGGCGTGGACGGCGTCAAGCTGCACCTGCTGCATGTGATGAAGGGAACGCGCCTGGCGGAGATGTACGAACGCGGCGAGATTGCGGTGCTGGACCGGGACGGCTATGCCGGACTGGTGTGCGATTTTCTGGGGCTCCTGGATCCGGACATCCTGATCCATCGCCTGACCGGCGACGGCGGCCGCGACAACCTGGTGGCGCCCCTCTGGTCGCTCAATAAGTTCGAGGTGCTCAACCTGATCGACGCAGAAATGGAGCGGCGCAACAGTCGGCAGGGGATCAGATTTTTCCCAGAAAGATCAGCACCAGAAAGATGAAGTAGAATCCCCCGCCAACCAGCAGCGTCCCCGGCGTCAGATGTTTTTTCCAGCGGATTTGCAGGTAGGCCATGCCGACGGAGCCGAACGTCAGCAGGACCGTCAACATGGCCGCGCTGTTGAGCCGCCATTCGGTCATCAAGATGCCGATGGCCGTGATGATGGAGCCCTGAAAGACCATGGCGCCGGTGACATTGCCGATTGCCAGGGTGTCCTTGCCTTTGTTGATCCAGATGACGCTGTTGAACTTCTCCGGCAACTCCGTGGCAATCGGGGCGATGATCATGGCCAGAATAAAGGCCGAAATCCCCATCTGCTGCGAGAGCATCTGCACCTTTTCCACGAAGATGTACGACCCCCAGACAATCAAAAGCAGCGATCCCAGTACCTGAAACCCGATGATCGCCATGTGCGGATCGTGGGACTTCGGGGCAAAGTAGCAAGGATCGATTTCCGACTCTTCGATCTCGTGCGCCTCCGGTTCGCCACCCCCCGTCAGGGTTCTCAGCACGTAGCCGCCGTAAGCGAGGAAAAGCGCCAGCGCCATAAAGGTTTTGACGACCGGGTGCCCGCCGAGGAATGATGCAGTGATGGCTACTGCATACAACACCAGAAAATACTCCATGTCGCGCCGCATGACCACGGTATCGACCCGCATGACCGGGTAGTCGTCCCGCTTCTTGCGGTTGACGATCACGGCCAGGCCGCTGATGAAAAAGGCCAGCGTGCCCAGCATGAACGGTGCGCCGATGATGGCGCCGACACCGATTTTGTGGCCGGCTTCGGGCGATCCGAACATGATGGCGACAATCGGGACAAGCGTCTCGGGCAGGGCTGTACCGATGGCGGCGAAGATGCTGCCAACGGCGCCGTCCGACAGTCTCATCTTCTTGCCGAACCATTCCAGTCCGTTGGTGAAGACCGTGGCTCCCAGGAGGATGATGCCCAGGGCGACCAGCAACAACAACCAATTGATCATGATTACATCTCCACTCGCGTGACAACCCCTTGCAACTTGGCAGCAGGAAGTTTGTTGAACTGCACGAACGTCGGCGTCAGCTTCTTGATCAAGGCAAACACCTTCCAGATTGGATTGTTTGTTTCGATATCCTCGATCCCGTAAAAAATGACTTTCTCGCTGATACCGTGGTTTTTCAACTGCTTCTCGATGTCAAGAACCTCCATGTAGCCGGCTTTTAATTCGAAAAATTCCAGCCCACTCCCCACATCTTTTTTATGATGACAGAAGGTCCCGAACGGTTCGTCCGTACGTACGATGGAGATGAAGATGTTGCGTTCGTAGATGATGTTGGAGCGGATAACGCAATGAATGATATAGGGGGGGATTACATCCAATCCCTTGAGGAAGAAGAGCGCCGTGCCCGGGATACACCCCTTGCCGTAAATCTGTTCGTAGGAAAGCAGGAAAATGTCGAGTTCCAGCGGGCGTAGCGCCTTGTAAAGGTATCGCTGTCCATTGGTCCAGATCAGGATGATGGCAAAGGGGATCGATGCCAGGATGATCGACCAGTAGGCTCCATGGGGGAACTTTGAGAAAGTGGAGGTGAAATAGACCAGGTCGATCAGGGCGATGCCGACGACGATCGGTACTTTCCATTTTTTGGTGGTCCGGGAGAAGACCATGATCATCATGATGGCGGTAATGGTCATGGAACCAGTGACCGCCATGCCGTAAGCCGCCGCCAGGTTGCTCGACTGCTGAAAGAAGAACATCACGAAAATGACCGCCACCATCAGGGTCCAGTTCACTGCGCCGATGTAGATTTGGGACTGGATATGGCTGGAGGTGTACTGCACCTTGAACAACGGCATCAACCGGGTGGTTATACCTTGGTAGACGATGGAGAATACGCCGCTGATGATAGCCTGGGAGGCGATGATGGTGGCCATGATCGTCAGTAGCAGGAAAGGGATGTAGAGCATGGGGGCCTGGTTCTGGATCATGGCGAAGAGGATATTTTTCGCCTCAGGGTTGCGCAGAATGAAAGCTCCTTGGCCGAGGTAATTCAGGTAGAGGGAGGCAAAGACGAAGTACCAGGCCCGGATGATCGGTTTCTTGCCCAAGTGCCCCATGTCGGCGTAGAGCGCTTCACCGCCGGTGGAGCAGAGGATCACTTCCGACAATACAATGTAGCCGGCAAAGCCGTTGTGACGGAAAAATTCCAGCGCGTGCCAGGGGTTGATGGCCGAGACGATGGCCGGGGTGCCAGCGATGGAGGCTAGTCCCGATACCAGCAGGGCACTAAAATAGACCACCATGATCGGCCCAAAGATGCCGGCCACCCTGTCGGTGCCACGGGATTGGAAGAAGAACAGGGTAAAGGCGATCAGGGCTGCAATCAGGACCAGAATCGACTGCGAAGTGGCGGCCAGAGAGGGGATCAGCAGCATACCTTCAACTGCAGAAAGGATCGATATTGCCGGGGTGATGACCCCGTCCCCCAACAGCAACGACACGCCCAGGAATGAGAGAAACCCGGCAAATGCCAGCACACGCCCCTTTTTGAAGAGCTTGATGATAATCTCCCGCAGGACGATTTCACCCCCCTGACCCTTCTTACCCAGGCTCATGGCCAGCCAGGCGTATTCGGCCGTCACCAGGATAGTCATAGTCCAGAAGATCAGGGAGAGAATGCCGTAGACGTTGGCTACCGTTGGCTTGGTCAGAGTGAACACCACGGTCAGGGTGTAGATCGGGCTGGTGCCGATATCGCCGAACACCAGACCCAGCGCCTTGACGATGCCACCCCAGAAAGAATCTTTTGGCTTGTGAATCATGAGACTCCCGTTCTTAACGGACAGGGAATACAAAAAAAGAGCGGCATTGCTGCCGCCCACTATTTATACACCATTCTTTCCGAACATGTAACCCCTGATCAGGTGAACACTACATTTCCACCCGCGTCACCACGCCTTGCAACTTGGTTGCCGGCAGCCGGTTGAACTGGACGAAGTTGGGGGTTTGGCGCTTGATGGTGGCAAAGAACCTCCAAATCGGGTTGTCAGTGGTGATATCCTCGATGCCGTAGAAGATGACCTTCTCGTTGATGGCGCTTTCCGAGAGCAATTGTTCCACATCAAACATCTCCATATAGCCGGCCCTGATCTCAAAGGCATCCAGGCCTGTGGCAATGCCGGTTATAAGTTTCGATTTAAGTCCGAACGGCTCATCGGTGCGGATAATGGAGATGAACACATTACGTTCGTAGATGATGTTGCTTCTGATAATGCAATGCACCACATAAGGCGGGACGACGTTCCATTCCTTGACGAAGAACAGACCGGTTCCCGGTATGTTTTTGTCCTTGGCATAAATTTGTTCGTAGGCCAATCCGAATGTATCCATGTCAAGTGGTCGCAGGGCACGATAGAGGGCGCGTTGCCCAAAGGTCCAGATCAGGATGGTCGCGAAGGGGATCGAGGCCAGGATGATCGACCAGTAGCCCCCATGAGGAATCTTGTTGAGGCAGGCGATGAAGAAGACAACATCCACCAAGGTCACCAGAATGACAAAGGGAACCTTCCATTTTTTCCTGGTCCGGCTGTAGATCATGATCATCATAATGCCGGTGATGGTCATGGTACCCGTGACCGCCAGACCGTAGGCCGCGGCCAAGTTCTCCGACTTGCGGAAGATGAGCATGATAAAGATGACCGCTGCCAAAAGGGTCCAGTTGACAGAGCCGATGTAAATCTGGGACTTGAGATGGGTCGAAGTGTAATCAACCTTTAATAGCGGCATGATGCGGGTGGTGATTCCCTGGTAGATGACGGAGAATACCCCGCTGATCATGGCCTGGGAGGCAATGATGGTCGCCATTATGGTCAGGATGAGAAAGGGGATGTAGAGCATGTGCGCTTCCTGCTGGATCATGCCGAACAGCAGGTTTTTTCCTGTACCGTGGTCAAGGACGTAGGCCCCTTGGCCAAAGTAGTTGATGGCCAGGGCCCAGAAGGCGAATTTCCAGGCTCTCATGATAGGCTTGCGTCCAAGGTGGCCCATGTCGGCGTACAACGCCTCTCCGCCGGTGGCACACAAGATCACCTCGGACAGGACAAAAAATGCGGCAACGCCGTTATCTATGAAGAACTTTGCCGCGTACCAGGGGTTGACCGCCTTGACCAAGTCGGGGTGAGCCGTAAGGGCGACCAGCCCCGAGATGGTCAACGACACGAACCAGATCAGCATGATTGGTCCGAAGGCACCGGCCACCTTGTCGGTCCCTTTGAACTGGAAGACGAAGAGCACAATGGCGATAAGGGCGGCGATCAGGATCAGGGTCCCCTGCTGCAGACCTTCCAGTCCAGGGATCAGGACCATGCCCTCCACGGCGGAGAGGATCGAGATGGCCGGCGTGATGACACCGTCTCCCAGCAGGAGCGATACGCCGAGGTATGAAAGAAAACCGACAAAGGCTATTTTCCGACCGGGCTTGAGCATACGGGCCAGGATCTCTTTGAGAACAATGGTACCACCCTCGCCTTTGCGTCCGAGGTTCATGGCGAGCCAGGCGTATTCGGCGGTAACAAGGATGGTCATGGTCCAGAAGATCATGGAGAGAATTCCCATGACGTTGTCACTGGTCGGTTTGGTCAGGGCGAAGATGACGGTCAGGGTGTAGATTGGACTGGTGCCGATATCGCCGAACACCAGGCCCATTGATTTGATGATGCCACCCCAGTAGGAGTCGGCTTCCACATTCTTTGCCACGTAGTGCCTCCGAAAAAATATAACTTATACCACCGGAGGGCGGCGTGCTCAATGTTTTTTCCCGATGCATGTCTAGCGTTCTGTGCCGTTCCCGCTGCATGGTCTGTCGATTCATCACAGCCACCTGATCCGGGCTGGCTTCGGGAGGTCTTGTGGTGGTGGCGTTTTCCGGCGGGTTGCTGATGCCGGCTACTGATGAGTTCTCCGCATAATCCTGACCGGGATAGAGGCCGGTTTCCACGCAGCAAAGATAAATCTTCATGGGGGTACCGCACAAATGGGTAATATGGTTATTCTTTTGAAGATAGTGCTCTTTGCGGCACAGATTTCCGGATCCGTATGGGCTTCTCCCTGCGTTGCAGCCGCGAGACACGGCGGAATGTGATTAATGTTTCTGGTACCTTGCGCCGCTATCACGAAGGTGTCAAGATAGCCGGAAACTCTCTCAAGAAATCATCAAGAAGGCCGGTATCGCGACTGCGGGACCACATTTGGGTTGTACACAATGGGCAAACCTT
Encoded proteins:
- a CDS encoding TIGR01212 family radical SAM protein (This family includes YhcC from E. coli K-12, an uncharacterized radical SAM protein.) translates to MSQPKRYNTFSDELKRLFGCKVQRISVDAGFSCPNRDGTLDTGGCIFCGGSGSGAYSIRPELSVAAQVEDGKEVMRRKYRAEKFIAYFQAYSNTYGPVERLQALYHEALSVPGVVGLIIATRPDCLPDPVLDLLARLREETYLWLELGLQSIHDKSLTFINRRHDYACFVDALKRAKVRRIRVCAHVILGLPGESREEMLAMAGELSRLGVDGVKLHLLHVMKGTRLAEMYERGEIAVLDRDGYAGLVCDFLGLLDPDILIHRLTGDGGRDNLVAPLWSLNKFEVLNLIDAEMERRNSRQGIRFFPERSAPER
- a CDS encoding sodium:calcium antiporter gives rise to the protein MINWLLLLVALGIILLGATVFTNGLEWFGKKMRLSDGAVGSIFAAIGTALPETLVPIVAIMFGSPEAGHKIGVGAIIGAPFMLGTLAFFISGLAVIVNRKKRDDYPVMRVDTVVMRRDMEYFLVLYAVAITASFLGGHPVVKTFMALALFLAYGGYVLRTLTGGGEPEAHEIEESEIDPCYFAPKSHDPHMAIIGFQVLGSLLLIVWGSYIFVEKVQMLSQQMGISAFILAMIIAPIATELPEKFNSVIWINKGKDTLAIGNVTGAMVFQGSIITAIGILMTEWRLNSAAMLTVLLTFGSVGMAYLQIRWKKHLTPGTLLVGGGFYFIFLVLIFLGKI
- a CDS encoding KUP/HAK/KT family potassium transporter, with amino-acid sequence MIHKPKDSFWGGIVKALGLVFGDIGTSPIYTLTVVFTLTKPTVANVYGILSLIFWTMTILVTAEYAWLAMSLGKKGQGGEIVLREIIIKLFKKGRVLAFAGFLSFLGVSLLLGDGVITPAISILSAVEGMLLIPSLAATSQSILVLIAALIAFTLFFFQSRGTDRVAGIFGPIMVVYFSALLVSGLASIAGTPAIVSAINPWHALEFFRHNGFAGYIVLSEVILCSTGGEALYADMGHLGKKPIIRAWYFVFASLYLNYLGQGAFILRNPEAKNILFAMIQNQAPMLYIPFLLLTIMATIIASQAIISGVFSIVYQGITTRLMPLFKVQYTSSHIQSQIYIGAVNWTLMVAVIFVMFFFQQSSNLAAAYGMAVTGSMTITAIMMIMVFSRTTKKWKVPIVVGIALIDLVYFTSTFSKFPHGAYWSIILASIPFAIILIWTNGQRYLYKALRPLELDIFLLSYEQIYGKGCIPGTALFFLKGLDVIPPYIIHCVIRSNIIYERNIFISIVRTDEPFGTFCHHKKDVGSGLEFFELKAGYMEVLDIEKQLKNHGISEKVIFYGIEDIETNNPIWKVFALIKKLTPTFVQFNKLPAAKLQGVVTRVEM
- a CDS encoding KUP/HAK/KT family potassium transporter; this encodes MGLVFGDIGTSPIYTLTVIFALTKPTSDNVMGILSMIFWTMTILVTAEYAWLAMNLGRKGEGGTIVLKEILARMLKPGRKIAFVGFLSYLGVSLLLGDGVITPAISILSAVEGMVLIPGLEGLQQGTLILIAALIAIVLFVFQFKGTDKVAGAFGPIMLIWFVSLTISGLVALTAHPDLVKAVNPWYAAKFFIDNGVAAFFVLSEVILCATGGEALYADMGHLGRKPIMRAWKFAFWALAINYFGQGAYVLDHGTGKNLLFGMIQQEAHMLYIPFLILTIMATIIASQAMISGVFSVIYQGITTRIMPLLKVDYTSTHLKSQIYIGSVNWTLLAAVIFIMLIFRKSENLAAAYGLAVTGTMTITGIMMIMIYSRTRKKWKVPFVILVTLVDVVFFIACLNKIPHGGYWSIILASIPFATILIWTFGQRALYRALRPLDMDTFGLAYEQIYAKDKNIPGTGLFFVKEWNVVPPYVVHCIIRSNIIYERNVFISIIRTDEPFGLKSKLITGIATGLDAFEIRAGYMEMFDVEQLLSESAINEKVIFYGIEDITTDNPIWRFFATIKRQTPNFVQFNRLPATKLQGVVTRVEM